A stretch of Cicer arietinum cultivar CDC Frontier isolate Library 1 chromosome 5, Cicar.CDCFrontier_v2.0, whole genome shotgun sequence DNA encodes these proteins:
- the LOC140920331 gene encoding uncharacterized protein, whose translation MDGQMEVVDRCLEAYLSCFASEQPKEWSEWIHWAALWYNTTFHVSTGTTPFEVVYGRKPPIVGPRTDEEKIGAVSYKLKLPEGSRVHAIFHISQLKKAIEDYSAEPQLPDELEMEAEEGEEPEDLLAARSVMKEGHLEDKAAVSDGGNYRIIWPKTSERTKSAVWRTYVRKGAVSYKLKLPEGSRVHAIFHISQLKKAIEDYSAEPQLPDELEMEAEEGEEPEDLLAARSVMKEGQLAR comes from the exons ATGGATGGACAAATGGAGGTGGTGGATCGGTGCTTAGAAGCATATCTTAGTTGTTTTGCATCGGAGCAACCGAAGGAGTGGTCAGAATGGATTCATTGGGCTGCATTATGGTATAACACCACATTCCATGTGTCTACAGGAACTACACCGTTTGAGGTAGTGTATGGAAGAAAACCACCCATTGTG GGCCCAAGAACAGATGAAGAG AAAATAGGGGCAGTATCCTATAAGTTGAAGTTGCCTGAAGGAAGTAGAGTGCATGCAATATTTCACATTTCACAACTCAAGAAAGCTATTGAAGACTATTCAGCTGAACCTCAACTACCAGACGAGTTAGAAATGGAAGCAGAAGAGGGGGAAGAACCAGAAGATTTGTTGGCTGCAAGATCAGTGATGAAAGAAGGACA CCTTGAGGACAAGGCTGCAGTTTCTGATGGTGGTAATTATAGAATTATTTGGCCTAAGACTAGTGAAAGGACCAAATCTGCAGTGTGGAGAACGTATGTCCGCAAGg GGGCAGTATCCTATAAGTTGAAGTTGCCTGAAGGAAGTAGAGTGCATGCAATATTTCACATTTCACAACTCAAGAAAGCTATTGAAGACTATTCAGCTGAACCTCAACTACCAGACGAGTTAGAAATGGAAGCAGAAGAGGGGGAAGAACCAGAAGATTTGTTGGCTGCAAGATCAGTGATGAAAGAAGGACAGTTGGCACGATAA